One window from the genome of Enterococcus haemoperoxidus ATCC BAA-382 encodes:
- a CDS encoding sensor histidine kinase, producing the protein MAKVPFDVDSYTARLIGRENVSKLEGAIIELVKNAYDADATKCLIYYNELNHSLVIADNGCGMNEKIIKDNWMTIGRSSKKENFVSDKGRVQTGAKGIGRFALDRIASKAHMITVNSEESIEWIINWEDFSSNKKLSETYAEINESIKCIPEFYESLNLSNLNTKRVINKDFADTGTFFYLTQLREIWDEKLIKRIQKSLSTMIPPTMEEIFQIYMFTNDISEDGAKIVSYHEESYDYKINFGTSKKNKELMEIEIIRNEFDFRGKDKSVLKEAGFTKNDEKYFSGSSIFSKKRLSELVNEVYEVPVAEIGEFHGTFYFFKNSATKNDTQKFYYKDFSNRRNMSEKFGGIKIYRDNFWIRPYGEFATSSYDWLLLANRKNQSPAAVSSEKGKWRVNSQQIYGQVYISRLNLHLEDQSNREGIVESKQFSAFKEVLLNIIELFENDRQYVLRKLKDLYDKKNEAERLENELKEQIREAEKKEAEQKSKQNTAQKKAVGESEIASEQNLLLEKVRPVVAKKESEIEELTNEVKMLRAMATTGIAINTYFHEISSLVNDIHEEIYEIKEAAVIDDIDTIKKAADKAYSYKQKFEQWYEVTIKSVKSDKRKRTLWEIQDLIGNLCDAWSESLGSERANIEFIDPYESINYRCFPFEIESVVNNLISNSISAFDDICQTHNRSVKVEIQRLNKGFKLIYSDKGPGLPKKFRDNPRKILEPLKTGKIEGTGLGMWIIDTIVKDYNGSIDLSKCGKQKGFYVEINFE; encoded by the coding sequence ATGGCAAAAGTTCCTTTTGATGTGGATTCTTATACAGCTAGATTAATTGGGAGAGAGAATGTTTCAAAACTGGAAGGAGCGATTATCGAGTTAGTAAAAAATGCATATGATGCTGATGCGACTAAATGTTTGATTTATTATAATGAATTGAATCACTCTCTAGTGATTGCTGATAATGGTTGTGGTATGAATGAAAAAATAATTAAAGATAACTGGATGACTATAGGTAGATCCAGCAAAAAAGAGAATTTCGTTTCAGATAAAGGAAGGGTACAAACTGGTGCTAAAGGAATTGGTCGTTTTGCATTAGACAGAATAGCCAGTAAAGCTCATATGATTACAGTTAATAGTGAAGAATCAATTGAATGGATTATTAATTGGGAAGACTTTAGCAGTAATAAAAAGTTATCCGAAACATATGCAGAAATAAACGAGAGTATCAAATGCATTCCTGAATTTTATGAAAGCTTGAACTTGTCTAATTTAAATACTAAAAGAGTAATCAATAAAGACTTTGCTGATACGGGAACCTTTTTTTATTTAACACAATTAAGGGAAATATGGGATGAAAAGTTGATTAAAAGGATACAAAAGAGCCTATCAACAATGATCCCACCTACTATGGAAGAAATTTTTCAGATATATATGTTTACTAATGATATTAGTGAAGATGGAGCGAAAATTGTTTCATATCATGAAGAATCATATGATTACAAAATTAATTTTGGAACTTCCAAAAAGAATAAAGAGCTCATGGAAATTGAAATTATACGGAATGAATTTGATTTTCGAGGTAAGGATAAATCAGTTCTCAAAGAAGCGGGTTTTACGAAAAATGATGAGAAATATTTTTCGGGAAGCTCAATTTTCAGTAAAAAAAGATTATCTGAATTGGTAAACGAAGTATATGAGGTACCTGTAGCTGAGATTGGAGAATTTCATGGGACATTCTACTTTTTCAAGAATTCAGCTACAAAAAATGACACGCAGAAATTTTACTATAAAGATTTTTCAAACAGGAGAAACATGAGTGAAAAATTTGGTGGTATAAAAATTTATAGGGATAATTTTTGGATTCGTCCGTATGGAGAGTTTGCAACCTCTAGTTATGACTGGTTACTATTAGCAAACAGAAAAAATCAATCACCAGCTGCAGTATCTTCTGAGAAAGGAAAATGGCGGGTCAATTCTCAGCAGATTTATGGACAAGTTTATATATCAAGATTAAATCTACATTTAGAAGATCAATCTAATAGAGAAGGTATCGTTGAATCAAAACAATTTTCAGCATTTAAAGAAGTTTTACTAAATATAATTGAACTATTTGAAAACGACAGACAATATGTTCTCAGAAAATTGAAAGACTTATATGATAAAAAAAATGAAGCAGAAAGACTTGAAAATGAACTAAAGGAACAAATCAGAGAGGCTGAGAAAAAGGAAGCTGAACAAAAATCTAAGCAAAATACAGCGCAAAAGAAAGCTGTTGGAGAATCAGAAATAGCAAGTGAACAAAATTTGCTTTTAGAGAAAGTTAGACCTGTTGTTGCAAAAAAAGAATCTGAAATTGAGGAATTAACTAACGAAGTAAAGATGTTGAGGGCAATGGCTACTACAGGAATAGCTATAAATACTTATTTTCATGAGATATCTAGTTTAGTTAATGATATTCACGAAGAAATTTATGAGATTAAAGAAGCAGCAGTGATAGATGATATAGATACTATAAAAAAAGCGGCAGATAAAGCATATAGTTATAAACAGAAATTTGAACAATGGTATGAAGTTACAATAAAATCAGTGAAATCAGATAAGAGAAAAAGAACTTTGTGGGAAATTCAAGATTTGATTGGCAATCTATGTGATGCATGGAGCGAATCTTTAGGTAGTGAAAGAGCTAATATTGAGTTTATTGATCCTTATGAATCAATAAATTATAGGTGTTTTCCTTTTGAAATTGAAAGTGTAGTTAATAACCTGATTAGTAACTCAATTTCTGCTTTTGATGATATTTGTCAAACTCATAATAGGAGTGTAAAAGTTGAAATACAGAGACTAAATAAAGGATTTAAGTTAATTTATTCTGATAAAGGACCTGGTTTGCCTAAAAAATTTAGAGACAATCCCAGAAAAATCTTGGAACCATTAAAAACTGGAAAGATTGAAGGTACAGGTTTAGGTATGTGGATAATAGATACAATAGTAAAAGATTACAATGGATCAATTGATTTGTCCAAGTGTGGGAAACAAAAAGGTTTTTATGTAGAAATAAATTTTGAATAA
- a CDS encoding HNH endonuclease — MRIHGEYIIKRRTDCNGKFSKYSDQLCRNYLKEDFFNICGYCGKPMELLKARAQIDHFIPKDFAPSKENDYSNLVYSCQKCNRGKWHHWPTQCVEYSYNEKEGFVDPATKEFDLHLERLDSGEIIGITEVGRYMVEKMRLDIRPISIMWKVDVLNRKLEKIANIIKRLPEEPNLIELYRGYIDASEQLKHSLNVLYNQNESM, encoded by the coding sequence TTGCGAATACATGGTGAATATATAATTAAAAGAAGAACAGATTGTAATGGTAAATTTTCCAAATATTCGGATCAGTTATGTAGAAATTATTTAAAAGAAGATTTTTTTAATATATGTGGGTACTGTGGGAAGCCAATGGAATTACTAAAAGCAAGAGCGCAGATTGATCATTTTATACCCAAAGACTTTGCTCCAAGTAAAGAGAATGATTACTCCAATTTAGTATACTCATGCCAAAAGTGTAATAGAGGTAAGTGGCACCATTGGCCTACACAATGTGTAGAATATTCTTATAATGAAAAGGAAGGTTTTGTAGATCCAGCAACAAAAGAATTCGATCTTCATTTAGAAAGGTTGGATAGTGGAGAAATCATAGGTATTACTGAAGTTGGACGGTACATGGTTGAAAAAATGCGATTAGATATACGTCCAATAAGTATAATGTGGAAAGTAGATGTTTTAAATAGAAAATTAGAAAAAATTGCGAATATTATTAAGCGTTTACCAGAAGAACCTAACTTGATAGAGCTTTATAGAGGTTATATAGATGCTTCTGAACAATTGAAACACTCATTAAATGTTTTATATAATCAAAATGAATCTATGTAA
- a CDS encoding helix-turn-helix domain-containing protein, translating into MEIGPLLKKIRNSKNMTQESLATGIISRSHLSELENSNYYCSYDKFILLLRKLNVSLMEFEELLNQSIFFEEESLLKKLMQANNSQNERDLKMVQKKINSYIKKSNNPSSRIIHAQILCEAIIEYRKHGKICNPERFAPLKEYLTACNDWGYYEINLLNNSLFVYDVDTAITLSSSLIMNCQKTQSVMTKEVLILTLINMSDYLLKLDLNRESLKYSRLAIKLCENTNRLFEKCLASINAALAQTKIDKSPQPKIETWIEFLRFSGYHDLANQIDKEVADIVLD; encoded by the coding sequence ATGGAAATTGGACCATTACTAAAAAAAATACGTAATAGCAAGAATATGACTCAAGAATCATTAGCTACTGGTATCATCTCAAGAAGTCACCTTTCAGAATTAGAGAACAGTAACTACTATTGCTCTTACGATAAATTTATTTTGTTACTTAGAAAATTAAATGTCAGTTTAATGGAGTTTGAAGAACTTTTAAACCAAAGTATTTTTTTTGAAGAAGAATCGCTTTTAAAAAAACTAATGCAAGCAAACAATAGTCAAAACGAACGTGACCTAAAAATGGTTCAAAAAAAAATAAATTCTTACATTAAAAAAAGTAATAACCCCTCTTCTAGAATAATACATGCTCAAATTCTTTGTGAAGCCATTATTGAATATCGGAAACACGGAAAAATATGTAATCCTGAGAGATTTGCACCGCTAAAAGAATACCTAACCGCTTGTAACGATTGGGGCTATTATGAAATAAATTTACTTAATAACTCTTTATTTGTTTATGATGTTGATACTGCTATAACCCTTTCATCTTCCCTCATTATGAATTGCCAAAAAACTCAATCAGTAATGACAAAAGAAGTTTTAATTTTGACCTTGATTAATATGAGCGATTATCTGTTAAAATTAGATTTAAATAGAGAATCTTTAAAATATAGCAGACTAGCTATTAAATTATGTGAAAATACAAACAGGTTATTTGAAAAATGTCTTGCTTCAATCAATGCCGCACTTGCTCAAACAAAAATAGATAAGTCTCCCCAACCCAAAATAGAGACATGGATTGAGTTCCTTCGTTTTTCTGGCTACCATGATTTAGCAAATCAGATTGATAAAGAAGTTGCTGATATTGTTTTGGATTAG
- a CDS encoding SUMF1/EgtB/PvdO family nonheme iron enzyme — translation MMKAKIEANTYQKFISEIQDFYPKKTFGYFFSKEDEEIATDYYIFSEDSRKEENVMERFNKFGKYYENNLNAGFLSSIQESVAIEKYIIKNKLKKIGVFHTHLRHPPIFTKVDAEFHPSENFWHLIISLRNAQKPTIKIFEILSNVNFNEIPVILYDQSRNIVSIKGYGRQKVLNSSLLKMSINNQISDCFTIEDFAKCGELFISKTMITNEQYKRVFKNHQYNIGEEKFPVVNITWYEAQYFCEVTDTELLTKEEWELYADDQLDPFDYEHHNEAFMKVALYSENSKNQLQQVATLKPNQYGLYDMQGNAWEWCACFESKTEVANTKGGSYFAFPEMCRKTVDQLEDKDYFARDLGFRVKRRNV, via the coding sequence ATGATGAAAGCAAAAATTGAAGCTAACACATATCAAAAATTTATTTCAGAAATACAAGATTTTTATCCTAAGAAAACGTTCGGCTATTTTTTTTCAAAAGAAGATGAAGAAATTGCAACTGATTATTATATTTTTAGTGAAGACTCAAGAAAAGAAGAAAATGTGATGGAGAGGTTTAATAAATTTGGTAAATATTATGAAAATAATCTCAATGCCGGTTTTCTGTCATCAATTCAAGAAAGTGTAGCTATTGAAAAATACATCATTAAAAATAAATTGAAAAAAATTGGTGTTTTCCATACTCATTTAAGACATCCACCGATTTTCACAAAAGTAGATGCAGAATTTCATCCAAGCGAAAATTTTTGGCATTTGATTATTAGTTTAAGAAATGCCCAAAAACCAACAATAAAGATCTTTGAGATTCTTAGCAATGTTAACTTTAATGAGATACCTGTTATTCTATATGATCAATCAAGAAACATAGTATCGATAAAAGGATATGGACGACAAAAAGTATTAAATAGTTCTTTGCTAAAAATGTCAATTAATAATCAAATATCAGATTGTTTCACAATAGAAGATTTTGCAAAATGTGGAGAATTATTCATTTCAAAAACAATGATAACAAATGAACAGTATAAGAGAGTATTCAAAAATCATCAATATAATATTGGGGAAGAAAAATTTCCTGTAGTAAATATTACTTGGTATGAGGCACAGTATTTTTGCGAGGTAACAGATACAGAACTACTTACAAAAGAAGAGTGGGAGTTATATGCTGATGATCAGCTAGATCCATTTGACTATGAGCATCATAATGAAGCTTTTATGAAAGTTGCACTTTATAGTGAAAATTCAAAAAATCAATTACAACAAGTAGCTACTTTAAAGCCAAATCAATACGGTTTGTATGATATGCAAGGTAATGCTTGGGAATGGTGTGCATGTTTTGAATCAAAAACTGAAGTTGCGAATACAAAAGGAGGAAGCTATTTTGCTTTTCCTGAAATGTGTAGAAAAACTGTGGATCAATTGGAAGACAAAGATTATTTTGCAAGAGATTTAGGATTTAGAGTAAAAAGGAGGAATGTATGA
- a CDS encoding HesA/MoeB/ThiF family protein, with the protein MRYERQLLMSQIGETGQKSLKESSVAVIGAGGLGSPILLYLTAAGIGNICIIDDDILEVSNLNRQIIHNEHRLGEAKALSAEKSLNKLNSTTKILSNQVRLTKENILEVIGKPDLIIDAVDNVETRVLLNKFSLKYHIPIVFGAVESMTGYLLYVDPNKANTPCYECLFPKDQKTTQKKVPIIGCTAGVVGSWQASEAIKILTGQKMNTELIYINLENNQIQKIAVQQRKNCMCNQYRHQDNQEI; encoded by the coding sequence ATGCGATATGAGCGTCAGTTATTAATGTCCCAAATAGGTGAAACAGGGCAAAAAAGCTTAAAGGAGAGTTCGGTTGCTGTGATAGGTGCCGGAGGGCTAGGTTCACCCATACTATTGTACTTAACCGCTGCGGGCATTGGCAATATCTGTATTATAGATGATGATATTTTAGAAGTCTCAAATTTAAATAGACAAATCATACACAATGAACATAGGCTGGGGGAAGCTAAAGCTCTTTCAGCAGAAAAATCGTTGAATAAACTTAATTCAACTACAAAGATTTTAAGTAATCAGGTCAGATTAACAAAAGAAAATATATTAGAAGTTATTGGCAAGCCAGATTTAATAATCGATGCCGTTGATAATGTTGAAACACGAGTATTACTAAATAAGTTTTCACTTAAATATCACATTCCAATTGTTTTTGGGGCTGTAGAATCAATGACAGGATACCTTTTATATGTCGACCCTAACAAAGCAAACACGCCTTGCTACGAATGCCTTTTTCCAAAAGACCAGAAAACAACTCAAAAAAAAGTCCCCATCATAGGGTGTACAGCTGGTGTTGTAGGGTCATGGCAAGCTTCAGAGGCTATAAAGATCTTGACAGGGCAAAAAATGAATACTGAATTAATTTACATTAATCTTGAAAATAATCAGATTCAAAAAATTGCAGTTCAGCAGAGGAAAAATTGCATGTGTAATCAATATAGACATCAAGATAACCAAGAGATATGA
- a CDS encoding acyl carrier protein — translation MNIEKLLSGLVEEKVINDIIGNIEQFEYVPIKNLGVDSLALMELVLRIEEQAGIEIDFDEFEVDSVSTLNKISHFFNQSEELK, via the coding sequence ATGAATATAGAGAAATTATTATCGGGTTTGGTTGAAGAAAAAGTCATTAATGATATCATCGGAAATATTGAACAGTTTGAATATGTGCCGATTAAGAACCTTGGGGTAGATTCTTTAGCATTAATGGAGCTTGTATTAAGAATTGAAGAACAAGCAGGAATTGAGATTGATTTTGATGAATTTGAAGTGGATTCAGTTTCCACACTAAATAAAATTAGTCATTTTTTCAATCAAAGTGAGGAATTAAAATGA